The nucleotide sequence CAAAATCAAGCATTGACTGAAGCTGCTGCAAAAGTTGGATATACTAAGGATTTAGAAAACCAAATCAACCAATTATTGGAAAAGCGAGAGACGATAAAGGACCCTTCTGCATTGAGAGCGTTTGATGATTGGATATTGGAACTAAAGAAAAAACAAAAAGAAGCAGGATTGGATGAAACTAATTGGGACAAAGAAAAAGACAAGCAATTTAAAACTGCATCAGAGCAATTAGAATTATCACAATCACACGCAACAAGAATGGCTGAGATTGAAGGCAAAAGCGACAGAGATATTCTTGAGTTGAAAAAACAGCAGCTTGCTGAACAGGTAAAACTTTATGAGAATTATGGCAAAGATGTTACTGCATTGCTTTATGAACTCGCTGAGACCGAGGCTGCACTGCAAACAGGGAAAAAAGTTAAAGTTAAATCAGCATTTGATCCGAGTGGGAAAAGCAGTAGTGCAACCGGAAATGAAAATGAAGATAGAAATAAGTTTTTAAAACAGTTCGAAGATGATCAATTAAAGGAGCTTGAGATTGAAGAATCAATAGCTTTAAAGCGTGCAGAAACTTTTTCGAATGCAGAAGAATTAAAAACAAAAATTCAAAAGTATTATTTAACAAAGAGAACAGAACTTGAAGAAAAGGCACAAGCTGAACAGCTTAAATTCACTTCTGATTATTTAGGACAGGCAGCTGGTTTATTCGCTAAACATACTGCTGCATATAAAGTGCTATCTGTAGCACAAGTTCTCATAGATACTTACGCATCTGCACAATCAGCATTTAAAGCAATGGCAGGTATTCCGGTTGTTGGTCCCGCACTGGGAATAGCTGCCGCAGCAGCAGCTGTTTTAGCTGGTATTCAAAGAGCAAATGCTATTGAAGCAATAAACATAAAAGAGATTGGTGGTTTTGCTGAAGGTGGAAGATTGCCAAAAGGCAAGATGGGTTTCTTTGAAGGTTTCCATAATGAAGTAATTGCACCTGAAGAAGATTTTAAAACTTATTCTACAGAGCTTGTAAAGCATGCACTTGCTGATGCAAGGAATTATATCAGCATAAATCAATCTTTAAATACTGATTTATTCGCTGTTAAAGAAGAGATAATAGCCCTAAAAAACACTTTGATAAATGGGGGGATTAAGTCGATCGCATATTACGACAATAGCGAGGTTAAAAAAATAAGGAGATTGGGTTCAAGTTTATACAGAAGATCTAAAGTATGATGAACTCAGAATTAGAAAAAATAATTAAAGAGATACCCGGTTACAATATTTCAATGCCATTGAATAAAATTCCATTAGAGATATTTAACCTAAAAACACAATCAGCAAAACTTGATGCTCTTGCAGCTTTTGTAATTGAATATATAGCAGAAAAAGGATACAAAGAGGAAGAAGAAGTTAGGGCTGATTTTGAGGAATTATATGCACGTATTCTTGCAGATGAAATTGCACAATTTTTATCGGACTATGGACGATGATTCCAAAATATGTTAAATAGTAAATTGAGCAGCTTTTCTAATTTCATCCTAAACGCTCATAGATTGCAAATTGGATGATTCCAATTAATATACGAGTAAGATAATGGTAAGAAAAAATAAAGTCGCTGAAATCGAAAATCCTATCAAGAGAAAAATCCTTGAAGAGATGTCATTAAAAAAGTTTGCGAAACTCGCTGGTGTAACTCCTCCCGATCTGTCTTATTATCTTAACAAAAATAAAAAAGTTAAAGCATCAAAAAGAAAAAAGATAAAAGTAACTTTAATTAAGTTGAGATTTGTTCCTAAACCTTCAGTGAGACAATATGCAATTTGTGAACACTGTGGAAGTAAAGTTAGGATTTTAACCAAATAATTTTTATGTTATGGCTAGAATTTCTAAAAACACAAGCGGATACCGGCCCGTCAGCCGTTATTTTATTTTAAACCATTTTAATTTCCCAGGATTCCGCTTGTTCCGTAAGGCTGGCGGGTGTGCTTGTGTACACAGAAAAATCCTGGGCTTTTTTATTAATTTCTAAAATCACAGGAGGATTTTTATGAACAATTACTATATCAAATACGCTGACGAACTTATCAAAATTGTTGGGCTGGGAGAATGCCTTAAAGATGCACAGATTGGCCTATTAGAAGCAAATAAGGATATTGAAAACCATATCTGGTTAACCCAAGTAATCACGCATAAGCTTCGTGGTGTTATAAAAAAAATGGAGGAAGAACCGGAACAAGAAGATGTTAAGATAACAGAGGCGAGTTATTTGGATTTGAAAAAGGCTGCTGATACAATTATCAACGAATTAAATAAACTTCAGAGGGAAAACTCTTCCCTGAAAAAAAAATTAGTTAAGTATGAAGCGAAAAACCGAAAATAATCTTTACTCTGGCTTAATTAGTATTAAAGAGCTTGCCAAGTTAATTGACTCAGTTAACTGGCAGGCTGCTTATAATAATCTTCGTCAAAAGGTTGTACGCGGAAAATTTAAATCATACCAACTAATTGACGGAAGAGGATTTGTTAGTTTAGATGATGCTTTAGTTCCCGATTTTGTTAAGCAAAAATTTTCAAAAACAACCTCCCTTCAAATACCATTGGATCACTCGATAATACAAAAAGCAGAGTCATCAAAGGAACTCTCCGGAGATCAACTGGATTTTGCTTTAGCAGCTGCTGAACTTGTGGGAGAATTTATAAAGTATAAGAATCAACCAATGTTTAAAGGCAAGAAAGCTGCTGCTGAAAAAATATTTTCTGATGCTTACAACAATGAATCTTTAAGTTCATACCCCAACATATTTAAAATTATTGGGAAGCGTTCATTTAAGACTCTGAGAACCTGGGAAAACAAATATGTATCATCAGGAAAAGATTACAGAGTTTTAATCCCTCAATACAATTCAGAAAAGTCGAGCAGTATTACTCTTGATGAGCGTGAAGTGCTTACTCGTTTATTACTGCACCCTGGTAAACCCTTAATAACTGAAGCAGTAAGACAATCAATTAACTACTTCGAGATGAAAAGATTTCCTCATATTAAAAGCGACAAGACCTATAAAAGATACCTTGAGAGTTGGATGAAAGAAAACTTTGCTGAGTATATCTTCTATACTGAAGGTGAAAAAGGTCTTGACGATAAAGTTTTACCATACATTGAACGTGACTGGACATTGGTGGAAGTTGGTGACATCATAATTATGGATGGACACGTTAACAATTATGAAATAATTAATCCATTCACTGGTAAACCAAAACGAATGGTAACAATGGGTGCAATTGATGGAAGAAGTCAATACCTTGTTGGGTACGACATTGCAATAACTGAAAATATTCTTTGCATTGCATCCACCCTCAGACGTGCTATACTTCAACTCGGAAAAATTCCGAAAGTAGTTTACATTGATAACGGGAAAGCATTTTCAGCAAAATATTTTCATGGTGATGATTTAGAAAAATTAAATCCTCTATTCTCACGACTCGGGATAAAAACCATTTTCGCTAAAAAATACCATGCACAAAGTAAACCGATAGAACCTTTCTGGGGTTGGATGGCTGAGCTTGAAAGATTGATCCCAACTTATGTCGGCACGTCAATAGAAATGCAGCCACCAAGAATGAACAGAGGTGAATTCATTCATAGAAAAATCTATGACAATGCAATGCAGAAAATAACTGTTGATATTTTTGCTGCTCACCGAGCTATGGCTTGGTGGTTAGATCAATACCATAATAGACCTAAACAATCTGGTCATTTAAAAGGATTAACACCGGCACAGGTATTTGAAGCTGGCAAAGGACAGGGAGTTGATAAAGCTAAACTCAATTACCTGATGATGGATACCACAGTTGCAACTCTGTACCGTAAGGGAATAAGGATGTTTGGAACGTGGTATTGGAATGATTCACTTTTCGGTCAGCAAATAGATTCAGGTGATGAAATAACAGTTAAGTATGATTTGTTTGATCGTGATTCAATTCTTGTTTATGACAACAAAGGAAATTTTGTTTGTGAAGCTAAAGAGGTTAACAAAATTCATCC is from Ignavibacteriota bacterium and encodes:
- a CDS encoding LacI family DNA-binding transcriptional regulator, encoding MVRKNKVAEIENPIKRKILEEMSLKKFAKLAGVTPPDLSYYLNKNKKVKASKRKKIKVTLIKLRFVPKPSVRQYAICEHCGSKVRILTK